Proteins encoded within one genomic window of Phototrophicus methaneseepsis:
- a CDS encoding CRISPR-associated ring nuclease: protein MRSLSANNPVLLVTLGQRPEAITVALDALLDKYTYDEIGILTTDPKNSGIRRAYHALHTVLADDYQQYKFTVDDYILCHPDGSPIIDLDTNYSAEAYFRGLLQVMKPIREQATPIHLLIAGGRKAMSVYAMLAATWLFGVNDRVLTVLTPQELMQSGFYHMPSKHAHSVQVVEMPMVISRELPITLAAKDIDEMIATQSDPARRFIESLSHARKRVANALAQEDGISNVELASQLGIVEKTVENHLNDIYKQLAAYFDIDHLSDAQKRQMLIDVMRGRV from the coding sequence ATGAGAAGCCTAAGCGCAAATAATCCGGTGCTGCTCGTCACACTGGGTCAGCGACCCGAAGCAATCACCGTCGCCCTGGATGCTCTGCTTGATAAGTACACTTACGATGAGATTGGTATCCTCACGACAGATCCTAAAAATTCAGGCATTCGACGTGCATATCACGCTCTGCATACCGTGCTTGCAGATGACTACCAACAGTACAAATTTACAGTTGATGACTACATCCTTTGCCATCCGGATGGCTCACCTATTATTGACCTCGATACGAACTACAGCGCTGAGGCGTATTTTCGGGGTCTGCTTCAGGTCATGAAGCCGATACGTGAGCAGGCCACACCGATCCATCTGCTTATAGCAGGGGGACGCAAAGCGATGAGCGTCTATGCCATGCTGGCAGCTACCTGGCTGTTCGGTGTCAATGATCGCGTTTTGACAGTGCTCACACCTCAAGAACTCATGCAATCGGGTTTCTATCATATGCCCAGCAAACATGCACACAGCGTCCAGGTTGTAGAAATGCCTATGGTCATTTCACGGGAACTACCCATCACATTGGCTGCTAAAGATATCGATGAAATGATTGCTACACAAAGTGATCCAGCCCGACGGTTCATCGAATCGCTGTCACACGCACGCAAGCGAGTAGCAAATGCACTAGCCCAAGAGGATGGTATCTCTAATGTTGAGCTTGCATCTCAACTAGGCATCGTAGAAAAGACTGTTGAGAATCATCTCAACGACATATACAAGCAACTGGCTGCGTATTTCGACATTGACCATCTCTCGGATGCACAGAAGCGGCAGATGCTCATCGATGTCATGCGAGGGCGGGTGTAG
- a CDS encoding pentapeptide repeat-containing protein, giving the protein MLDWLVWPFRRIKSFAKFIAETYIGYFFRSFVGRVLLSVIYVIVAIISFSLFPELEKVKLLDGLTTELLGVLFVFLVIDYYRESEAMEQQERRKKEALLDYKNGLERQARSRNNNNALDAIDIIREEGWLDGSTDTNLLEDVNLASSDLTGANLREARLSNTDLSNSNLTNADLRGADLTNTKFINAKLVATLLVGSKLHDTDFTKAKLFVTDKVILEEDEEICRFKPEPSEQDNKANFTSQTPVIFRRATLSGKKVKRKKQQGEREELIYMDLSDLDLSEVCFEEATLQHVDFSSSILKKCNFSRATLMDIKFTGTTLSKATFTGIYEGTKDTPINFSQAVMDEVVFNGEFVGVDFTAVQTFKQADSRNAVFSEADFSGATMSEMRVSGATFSNVIMDKDTVLFDDVRVEKYWFDCCWNSINQQLDVQELDFKEVREDFNKKLGDLARRRTVKRFTANILKLPLYKIEPSDEVEEATEASYESIYRYRLVEEKDKETSVEVFYEEILSSAPQSVLQDQDEEE; this is encoded by the coding sequence ATGTTGGACTGGCTTGTTTGGCCTTTTAGAAGAATTAAATCTTTTGCGAAATTTATTGCTGAAACTTATATCGGATATTTCTTCCGTAGTTTTGTGGGTAGAGTTTTACTTAGTGTCATATACGTGATTGTGGCGATAATTTCGTTTTCGCTATTTCCCGAACTAGAAAAAGTAAAACTGTTAGACGGTTTGACTACAGAGCTTTTGGGTGTGCTCTTTGTTTTCTTAGTAATCGACTATTACAGGGAGTCTGAAGCGATGGAACAACAAGAACGACGAAAAAAAGAAGCACTATTAGATTATAAGAATGGACTGGAACGTCAGGCAAGAAGTCGAAATAACAATAATGCTCTAGATGCGATTGACATTATTCGTGAAGAGGGCTGGCTGGATGGAAGTACAGATACCAATTTGCTTGAAGATGTGAACCTTGCAAGCTCTGATTTAACAGGAGCTAATCTCCGTGAGGCAAGACTCAGTAATACAGATCTAAGTAACTCGAATCTCACAAATGCAGATTTGAGAGGCGCTGATCTCACAAATACAAAATTCATCAATGCAAAGTTAGTAGCAACACTTCTTGTCGGTTCAAAGTTGCATGATACTGATTTTACAAAAGCTAAATTATTCGTAACAGATAAAGTAATTTTAGAAGAAGATGAAGAGATATGCCGATTCAAGCCAGAACCAAGTGAGCAAGATAATAAAGCAAATTTTACTTCTCAGACACCTGTCATATTTAGACGAGCGACTTTATCTGGGAAAAAAGTAAAAAGAAAGAAACAGCAAGGTGAGAGAGAAGAACTCATTTATATGGATTTATCTGATTTAGATTTAAGTGAAGTCTGTTTTGAAGAAGCAACCTTACAACATGTCGATTTCTCTTCATCAATTCTCAAAAAATGTAACTTTAGTCGGGCAACTCTGATGGATATTAAGTTCACGGGAACAACCTTATCTAAGGCTACTTTTACGGGAATATATGAGGGAACAAAAGATACTCCCATTAATTTCAGCCAAGCTGTTATGGATGAAGTAGTTTTCAATGGTGAATTCGTTGGTGTGGATTTCACTGCGGTACAAACATTTAAACAAGCTGATAGCCGAAATGCAGTCTTTAGCGAGGCGGATTTTTCGGGTGCTACGATGAGCGAAATGAGGGTTAGTGGGGCTACTTTCAGTAATGTAATTATGGATAAAGATACAGTGTTATTTGATGATGTTAGAGTAGAAAAATATTGGTTTGATTGTTGCTGGAACTCCATTAATCAACAACTCGATGTTCAAGAACTTGATTTTAAAGAAGTAAGGGAAGACTTTAATAAAAAGTTGGGTGATCTTGCTAGAAGACGCACTGTGAAGAGGTTCACCGCCAATATACTAAAGCTACCTTTGTATAAAATCGAACCAAGCGATGAAGTAGAAGAAGCCACCGAAGCAAGTTATGAATCAATCTACAGATACCGTTTGGTAGAAGAAAAGGATAAAGAGACGAGTGTGGAGGTCTTCTATGAAGAAATTCTTTCATCTG
- the cas6 gene encoding CRISPR-associated endoribonuclease Cas6: MSYFQNDLTSVTLHLRPRKTNRVPKWLGRAAQALYYSSLHDIHPVIATAIHDAHGPKPFTISNIIGAENDGDLTYLNPGHPVKLRLTTLHPHITAITHNTLLPNWNGTGIELHGQPLRIIANAQPDHWSQQTTFAALLDRAPDCREVHMHFTSPTAFKSTAGHHVPLPQPELVFGSLFNRWNFFAPRRMSDAVSDSISKTIQCTKADVHTETIKFARGNKGVISGFLGHVSFYISEQDSVIRRHIQALAAFALYSGIGVHTTVGMGQVKGSVA; the protein is encoded by the coding sequence ATGAGTTACTTCCAGAACGACCTGACATCAGTGACACTGCACCTTCGCCCGAGGAAGACCAACCGTGTTCCGAAATGGCTCGGACGCGCTGCTCAGGCACTCTACTACTCATCATTACATGATATTCATCCCGTTATTGCCACGGCCATTCACGATGCACATGGGCCTAAGCCGTTCACGATCAGCAATATCATAGGCGCTGAAAACGATGGTGATTTGACTTATCTAAATCCAGGGCATCCAGTTAAATTACGGCTGACGACACTGCATCCTCACATTACCGCAATCACTCATAATACACTTTTGCCAAACTGGAATGGAACGGGTATCGAGCTTCATGGTCAACCTCTGCGGATCATCGCTAATGCGCAGCCAGATCATTGGTCTCAGCAGACGACTTTCGCAGCCTTGCTAGACCGTGCACCCGATTGCCGTGAAGTTCATATGCATTTCACTTCCCCGACTGCCTTTAAAAGTACAGCCGGTCATCACGTCCCATTACCACAACCCGAACTCGTCTTTGGTAGCTTGTTCAATCGCTGGAATTTTTTTGCGCCTCGGCGAATGTCAGATGCTGTCTCGGACAGCATCTCGAAGACAATTCAATGTACCAAAGCTGATGTTCACACAGAAACGATTAAATTCGCCCGGGGCAACAAAGGTGTTATCTCCGGCTTCCTGGGACATGTTTCCTTCTATATAAGCGAACAGGATTCAGTAATTCGGCGTCACATCCAGGCCCTCGCAGCGTTTGCGCTCTATAGTGGCATCGGTGTTCATACAACTGTCGGCATGGGGCAGGTGAAAGGTAGCGTGGCATGA